Proteins from a genomic interval of Yoonia sp. GPGPB17:
- a CDS encoding NfeD family protein — MPLWTEWWVWMSGALVLATLEVLIPGYIFLGFALGAAMMGLLILFGVSGTGLALTLVIFAVLSLISYLAMRRYFGLKTGQVKIWDTDVNDN; from the coding sequence ATGCCACTTTGGACAGAATGGTGGGTTTGGATGTCAGGGGCGCTTGTCCTCGCAACACTCGAAGTGTTGATCCCCGGCTATATCTTTCTGGGGTTCGCTCTCGGGGCCGCGATGATGGGATTACTGATCCTGTTCGGGGTCTCAGGCACAGGATTGGCACTGACACTTGTTATCTTTGCGGTGCTGTCGCTGATATCCTATCTGGCGATGCGGAGATATTTCGGATTGAAGACCGGTCAGGTCAAAATCTGGGATACTGACGTGAACGACAACTAA
- a CDS encoding DNA polymerase IV: MPALCRDCLTTFDSETRCLKCRSPRVTRHPELFDLTIAHMDCDAFYASVEKRDNPELADKPVIIGGGRRGVVSTACYVARIKGVKSAMPMFKALKLCPEAVVVRPNFDAYVAASKAIREMMDELTPVVEPLSLDEAFMDLTGTERLHHAPPAVMLARLIKRMKDELGLTGSIGLSHNKFLAKVASDLDKPRGFSIIGKAETTAFLRPKSVRLIWGIGPAAQNSLNNAGIRTFDDLLRWDRRDLHDRFGGMGERLYSLARGEDGRRISSHSPVKTLSNETTFNEDTGDVEILDGHLWRMAEKVSARAKAKDKAGRVVTLKLKTSDFKLISKRQSLHHPTQIADTVYRTARGLFDQVSSRGPFRLLGVGLSEISSDADADREGDLLDPGAQKRAEAERAADKIRERFGKDAIIKGRALR; this comes from the coding sequence ATGCCCGCCCTTTGCCGTGATTGCCTGACCACATTCGACAGCGAAACCCGCTGTCTGAAATGCCGCAGCCCAAGGGTGACGCGGCACCCGGAGTTGTTTGACCTTACCATTGCCCACATGGATTGCGATGCCTTCTATGCATCTGTCGAAAAGCGCGACAATCCGGAACTGGCCGACAAGCCCGTGATCATAGGCGGCGGGCGGCGTGGCGTCGTCTCGACCGCCTGTTACGTGGCGCGGATCAAAGGCGTGAAATCCGCCATGCCGATGTTCAAGGCGCTGAAACTCTGCCCCGAGGCGGTGGTCGTGCGACCGAATTTCGATGCTTATGTCGCAGCCTCCAAGGCCATTCGCGAGATGATGGATGAGCTGACACCTGTCGTTGAGCCGCTGTCGCTGGACGAGGCTTTCATGGACCTGACAGGGACCGAACGCCTGCATCACGCGCCACCCGCTGTGATGCTGGCACGGTTGATCAAGCGCATGAAGGACGAGTTGGGGTTGACGGGCTCGATCGGCCTGAGCCACAATAAATTCCTCGCCAAGGTCGCCTCTGACCTCGACAAACCGCGGGGGTTTTCAATCATCGGGAAAGCGGAAACGACTGCCTTTCTGCGCCCCAAATCCGTGCGGCTGATCTGGGGGATCGGCCCTGCTGCGCAAAACAGCCTCAACAACGCTGGCATCCGCACATTCGATGATCTGCTGCGCTGGGATCGGCGTGACTTGCATGACCGGTTCGGCGGCATGGGCGAGCGGCTGTATAGCCTTGCGCGGGGTGAGGATGGACGGCGGATTTCATCGCATAGCCCCGTAAAGACGCTGTCGAACGAGACGACGTTTAATGAAGACACCGGTGACGTCGAAATCCTTGATGGCCACCTCTGGCGGATGGCTGAGAAGGTGAGCGCACGGGCAAAGGCCAAAGACAAGGCAGGGCGCGTTGTTACACTCAAGCTCAAGACATCCGATTTCAAGCTAATCTCAAAGCGGCAGAGCCTGCATCATCCCACCCAGATCGCCGATACGGTCTATCGCACAGCGCGTGGTCTGTTCGATCAGGTCAGCAGTCGTGGGCCATTCCGCTTGTTGGGCGTCGGGCTTTCGGAGATCAGTTCGGATGCGGACGCAGACCGCGAAGGGGATTTGCTGGATCCCGGCGCGCAAAAACGGGCTGAGGCAGAAAGAGCAGCCGATAAGATCCGCGAGAGGTTTGGAAAAGATGCGATTATCAAGGGGCGGGCCTTGCGCTGA
- a CDS encoding SPFH domain-containing protein, producing MPIEDIFAEFFGQNILWLMLAVFIIVCIMAGVRIVPQSEKYVVERLGRLRSVLGPGINFIVPFLDRVRHKVSILERQLPSMNQDAITSDNVLVQVETSVFYRIIEPEKTVYRIRDVDGAISTTVAGIVRSEIGRMELDQVQANRSNLIDAVRSQVAEQVDDWGIEVTRAEILDVNLDQATREAMLQQLNAERARRAQVTEAEGQKRAVELQSDAELYAAEQDAKARRILADAEAYATQVVAVAIAENGLEAAQYQVALKQVEALQKLGDGNGSQTVVLPANAVDAFSNAFAMLKGRG from the coding sequence ATGCCAATTGAAGATATTTTCGCTGAGTTCTTTGGACAAAACATACTTTGGCTCATGCTGGCGGTGTTCATTATCGTCTGCATTATGGCCGGTGTTCGCATCGTGCCGCAGTCAGAGAAATACGTGGTGGAACGGCTTGGTCGGCTCCGCTCGGTCCTTGGGCCGGGGATCAACTTTATTGTGCCATTTCTGGACCGCGTGCGGCACAAGGTTTCGATCCTTGAGCGCCAGTTGCCCTCAATGAACCAAGACGCGATTACATCTGACAACGTGCTGGTGCAGGTTGAGACATCGGTGTTTTACCGGATTATTGAGCCGGAGAAGACGGTCTATCGCATTCGTGACGTCGATGGTGCGATTTCGACCACAGTTGCTGGTATCGTGCGTTCCGAGATTGGCCGCATGGAGTTGGACCAAGTGCAGGCAAACCGTTCAAACCTGATTGATGCTGTGCGTTCGCAAGTGGCTGAACAGGTTGATGATTGGGGGATCGAAGTCACGCGTGCCGAGATCTTGGACGTCAACCTTGATCAGGCGACGCGCGAAGCGATGCTGCAACAGCTGAACGCCGAACGTGCACGCCGTGCGCAGGTGACCGAAGCTGAAGGTCAAAAGCGTGCGGTCGAGCTGCAGTCGGATGCCGAACTCTATGCCGCCGAGCAGGACGCGAAAGCGCGTCGTATTCTGGCGGATGCGGAAGCCTATGCGACACAGGTGGTTGCTGTGGCGATTGCCGAAAATGGTTTGGAAGCGGCGCAGTATCAGGTCGCGCTCAAGCAGGTCGAGGCTTTGCAGAAGCTCGGTGATGGCAACGGTAGTCAGACAGTTGTCTTGCCTGCCAATGCGGTCGATGCTTTCTCAAATGCCTTCGCAATGTTGAAAGGACGTGGATAA
- a CDS encoding ABC-F family ATP-binding cassette domain-containing protein, protein MTIININALGVTLGDPLFTDLNLTISKGDRIGLVAANGRGKSTLMGCIASTFAHTTGDITRARGLRVGYVEQYIPDDAQSETLYNMVLAALPQEQADYESWRVDVVLDDLKVPYELQHKPLTELSGGWQRTALLAAAWITEPDILLLDEPTNHLDLHRIGLLQDWLSALPRDTPVVITSHDRAFLDATTNRTLFLRAERSRVFQLPFTKARDALAEADAADERRFANDLNKAQQLRKQAAKLKNIGINSGSDLLVNKTKQLSERAAKIEAAAKPAHHERGAGDIKLTNSGTHAKALIALDDAEVSTPDGRLLYKTGKKWIAHGDRVVLLGTNGTGKTQLVQLIHRAVTGETAGIKVAATLAVGYSDQHLSQLADADTPMAAVAGQFDVGDQRARGLLAGAGVSIQMQDTKIGALSGGQKARLAMLILRLRQPNFYLLDEPTNHLDIEGQEALEDELIHHGATCLLVSHDRSFLRNVGNRFWQIERKRLVEVDDPESFLAQEMTPHPR, encoded by the coding sequence ATGACCATCATCAACATCAATGCCCTTGGCGTAACCTTGGGCGACCCACTTTTCACTGACCTCAACCTAACCATCTCAAAGGGCGACCGTATCGGGCTGGTCGCCGCCAACGGGCGCGGCAAATCCACACTGATGGGCTGTATTGCCAGCACATTCGCGCATACCACCGGCGACATAACCCGCGCGCGCGGTCTGCGTGTCGGATATGTCGAGCAATACATCCCGGACGACGCCCAGAGTGAAACACTCTACAACATGGTGCTTGCCGCTCTTCCGCAGGAACAAGCCGACTATGAAAGCTGGCGTGTGGATGTCGTGCTGGATGACCTTAAGGTACCATATGAGTTGCAGCACAAACCACTGACCGAACTCAGCGGCGGCTGGCAGCGCACGGCCTTGCTCGCAGCGGCTTGGATCACAGAACCCGACATCCTGTTGCTTGATGAGCCGACCAACCACCTTGATCTGCATCGCATCGGCCTGCTTCAAGACTGGCTCAGCGCCCTGCCCCGCGACACGCCCGTTGTCATCACCAGCCACGACCGCGCCTTTCTTGATGCCACAACCAATCGCACTCTTTTCCTGCGTGCCGAGCGCAGTCGGGTTTTTCAACTGCCCTTCACCAAAGCACGCGACGCTTTGGCCGAAGCAGACGCCGCCGATGAACGCCGCTTTGCAAATGACCTCAACAAGGCGCAACAACTGCGCAAACAGGCGGCAAAGCTGAAGAACATCGGGATCAATTCAGGCTCTGATCTGCTGGTGAATAAGACCAAACAACTGAGCGAACGGGCTGCCAAGATCGAAGCCGCCGCCAAGCCAGCGCATCATGAACGCGGCGCGGGCGATATCAAACTTACGAACAGCGGCACCCATGCCAAGGCCCTGATTGCGCTGGATGATGCGGAGGTGAGCACGCCCGATGGCCGCCTGCTCTACAAGACCGGGAAGAAGTGGATTGCACACGGGGACCGCGTTGTGCTGTTGGGAACCAATGGCACGGGTAAGACGCAGCTGGTTCAGTTGATCCATCGTGCAGTTACGGGCGAGACGGCGGGGATCAAAGTGGCCGCAACACTGGCGGTGGGTTATTCCGATCAGCATCTCAGCCAGTTGGCTGATGCAGATACGCCTATGGCGGCGGTCGCCGGGCAATTCGATGTGGGCGATCAACGCGCCCGCGGGTTGCTAGCTGGCGCTGGGGTGAGCATTCAGATGCAGGACACCAAGATTGGGGCGCTATCAGGTGGGCAAAAGGCGCGTTTGGCGATGTTGATTCTGCGCCTTAGGCAGCCGAACTTCTACCTTTTGGATGAACCGACGAACCACCTTGATATTGAGGGGCAGGAAGCTTTGGAGGATGAGTTGATTCACCATGGTGCGACCTGCCTGTTGGTCAGCCACGATCGCAGTTTCCTGCGCAATGTCGGCAATCGTTTTTGGCAGATTGAGCGCAAGCGGTTGGTCGAAGTGGATGACCCAGAATCGTTTCTTGCACAGGAGATGACGCCCCACCCCAGATAG
- a CDS encoding NUDIX hydrolase has protein sequence MDTTGPHDGAKVALFLGNQIISILRDDFDHITYPNLWDLPGGGRDGGETPFETVARETREELGLVLPPSAVLWESAFPANYDPGKWVAFFVAWLPPFAVEDIIFGDEGQRWALYDLDTFMNLPNRVPSYCARLQRWIAETGGFAT, from the coding sequence ATGGACACAACGGGGCCGCATGATGGGGCGAAGGTTGCCCTGTTTTTGGGTAACCAGATCATCAGTATCCTGCGCGATGATTTCGATCATATCACCTATCCCAACCTTTGGGACTTGCCCGGAGGAGGCCGTGATGGCGGTGAAACCCCGTTTGAGACCGTCGCACGCGAGACCCGGGAAGAGCTGGGGCTGGTCCTGCCGCCCTCAGCGGTGCTCTGGGAAAGCGCATTCCCTGCGAACTACGATCCGGGCAAATGGGTCGCGTTCTTTGTCGCTTGGTTGCCGCCATTCGCCGTCGAAGACATCATATTTGGCGATGAAGGGCAGCGCTGGGCACTTTACGATCTGGACACCTTTATGAATTTGCCTAATCGCGTTCCCTCCTATTGCGCGCGCTTGCAGCGCTGGATAGCTGAGACGGGTGGGTTCGCAACTTAA
- a CDS encoding TetR/AcrR family transcriptional regulator, with the protein MPRRPNYDRDDLIERARDLFWQYGWAGTSLKDLEAALQMKPGSFYAAFGSKDALFELALDKYTSDGSARLGALTEKLGPLQALQQFPAHVIANDAAPAKACMLSKTYLELQARGHSLAAKADKNLTQMEAQFAGLFAQAQAQGDIAPRHDPQKLARKYQSDLLGLRVTAERNEADAIAIAADIAEGLTRLSEMA; encoded by the coding sequence ATGCCACGTAGGCCCAACTATGACCGCGACGACCTGATTGAACGCGCTCGCGATCTGTTTTGGCAGTATGGGTGGGCGGGCACGTCGCTGAAAGATCTCGAAGCCGCGCTGCAAATGAAACCCGGCAGCTTTTACGCAGCCTTCGGATCAAAAGATGCGCTCTTTGAACTGGCCTTGGATAAATATACCAGCGACGGGTCGGCGCGACTGGGTGCCTTGACCGAAAAGCTGGGGCCCTTACAGGCGTTGCAGCAGTTCCCTGCCCACGTCATTGCGAATGACGCAGCACCGGCAAAGGCCTGCATGCTGTCAAAGACATATCTGGAACTGCAGGCGCGCGGTCATTCACTGGCGGCAAAGGCCGACAAGAACCTCACACAGATGGAGGCGCAATTTGCTGGCCTTTTTGCGCAGGCACAGGCACAAGGTGACATTGCCCCAAGGCATGATCCACAAAAACTGGCCCGGAAGTATCAGTCCGATCTATTGGGGCTTAGGGTGACGGCAGAGCGGAACGAAGCGGATGCAATTGCTATCGCCGCAGACATCGCTGAGGGATTGACCCGGCTTTCCGAAATGGCTTGA
- the pyrF gene encoding orotidine-5'-phosphate decarboxylase, with product MSDDRLIVAMDVPNVLDGLELTKTLGDSVSFYKIGLGMLTGGGLALANELKQEHGKRIFLDMKFFDIGATVEAAVRGVAQFNLDFLTVHGDPHVVRAARAGAGGSDMKILAVTILTSLDRDDLDASCIKSGDVADLVQERAGIALSNGADGVIASPQEAALIRALPEAEGKLIVTPGVRPAGAALGDQKRVMTPAQAIANGADHVVVGRPIWQAENPRAAAQSILAELASPQAKTPNR from the coding sequence ATGTCCGATGACCGTTTGATCGTAGCAATGGACGTGCCCAATGTCCTAGACGGGCTGGAACTGACCAAGACGCTGGGCGACAGCGTGAGCTTCTACAAGATTGGTTTGGGGATGCTCACCGGCGGTGGTTTGGCTTTGGCAAACGAGCTGAAGCAGGAGCATGGCAAGCGTATCTTCCTGGACATGAAGTTCTTTGATATCGGCGCGACGGTTGAGGCCGCAGTGCGGGGCGTAGCGCAATTCAATCTGGATTTCCTGACCGTGCATGGTGACCCCCACGTTGTGCGCGCCGCGCGCGCAGGGGCTGGCGGGTCAGATATGAAGATTCTGGCTGTAACGATCCTCACATCATTGGACCGCGACGATCTCGATGCATCTTGCATAAAGTCAGGCGATGTAGCCGATCTGGTACAGGAACGCGCTGGCATTGCCCTATCCAATGGGGCCGATGGCGTGATCGCATCCCCGCAAGAAGCGGCCTTGATCCGCGCCTTGCCCGAAGCCGAAGGCAAGCTGATCGTCACCCCCGGCGTGCGCCCGGCGGGTGCGGCTCTCGGTGATCAAAAGCGGGTCATGACACCCGCACAAGCGATTGCGAATGGTGCGGATCATGTGGTTGTCGGAAGGCCCATCTGGCAGGCCGAAAATCCAAGGGCGGCGGCACAGAGCATTTTGGCCGAACTGGCGTCTCCCCAAGCAAAAACCCCCAACCGCTAA
- the ykgO gene encoding type B 50S ribosomal protein L36, producing the protein MKVRNSLRSLKQRHRDCRIVRRKGRVYVINKTQRRFKARQG; encoded by the coding sequence ATGAAGGTACGTAACTCCCTCCGCTCGCTCAAGCAGCGCCACCGCGATTGCCGCATCGTGCGCCGTAAGGGCCGCGTCTATGTGATCAACAAGACGCAACGCCGGTTCAAGGCCCGCCAGGGCTAA
- a CDS encoding oxidoreductase yields MSADPIFASLTLPCGVSIKNRLAKSAMSDSLGDGRGDPTDEQIQLYGRWAAGGVALSIVGEVQGNPHAAEKPGNLVLDAQSDTARLRALTQSGSQNGALLFAQLGHAGAMTHPPIGTPKGPSALSLPGLTCAALTLEEIAALPAQFARTAHMAKQVGFGGVQIHAAHGFLLSQFLSPLFNKRTDTYGGSLPNRACLLLEVLEAVRNAVGPRFPVIIKLNATDQLDGGFTETEALDVVAMLDQTAIDMIDISGGTYFPGAKSASDSGGKGPYFEVFCKGARAKTKKPLMLTGGIKTLEQATSILTEGTADVIGLARAFILDPDLPQRWYNNGSAVSFPRFTEPPEGGVTAWYTQQMARIGRDQPIDQCADLDTAIADYNARDAARIPLWNARFG; encoded by the coding sequence ATGTCCGCAGATCCGATTTTTGCATCGCTGACTCTGCCTTGCGGCGTGTCGATCAAAAACCGCCTCGCTAAATCGGCAATGTCGGATTCACTTGGCGACGGCCGGGGCGACCCAACGGACGAACAAATCCAGCTCTATGGTCGTTGGGCTGCGGGTGGCGTCGCTCTTAGTATCGTTGGTGAGGTTCAAGGCAACCCGCATGCTGCAGAGAAACCCGGCAACCTGGTCCTTGATGCGCAATCGGACACCGCGAGATTGCGCGCACTGACCCAAAGCGGATCACAAAACGGTGCCTTACTTTTCGCACAGCTTGGTCATGCGGGTGCAATGACCCATCCTCCGATCGGCACACCCAAGGGGCCAAGCGCATTGTCATTGCCCGGGCTGACATGCGCCGCGCTGACTTTGGAAGAGATCGCGGCCCTGCCCGCGCAGTTCGCTCGGACAGCGCATATGGCAAAACAGGTTGGATTTGGCGGTGTTCAAATCCATGCCGCTCATGGATTTCTGCTCAGCCAGTTCCTATCGCCACTCTTTAACAAACGCACCGACACCTATGGCGGCAGCCTGCCAAATCGCGCATGTCTGTTGCTGGAGGTCTTGGAGGCCGTGCGCAACGCCGTTGGGCCCCGCTTTCCTGTCATCATCAAGCTGAACGCGACTGATCAGTTGGACGGCGGCTTTACCGAAACAGAAGCGCTCGACGTTGTGGCCATGCTCGATCAGACAGCCATTGATATGATCGACATTAGTGGTGGCACCTATTTCCCGGGTGCCAAGTCCGCTTCAGATAGCGGCGGCAAGGGGCCATATTTTGAAGTCTTCTGTAAGGGCGCACGCGCAAAGACCAAAAAACCACTGATGCTGACAGGTGGCATCAAAACACTGGAACAAGCTACCAGCATCCTGACAGAAGGCACGGCAGACGTCATCGGCTTGGCACGGGCATTCATTCTGGACCCCGATTTGCCTCAGAGGTGGTACAACAACGGGTCAGCCGTTTCCTTTCCTCGATTTACAGAGCCGCCAGAGGGCGGGGTCACGGCATGGTACACACAGCAAATGGCCCGCATCGGACGGGATCAACCCATTGATCAGTGTGCTGATCTTGACACCGCTATAGCCGACTACAACGCGCGTGATGCCGCACGCATTCCTTTGTGGAACGCGCGTTTCGGTTAA